In Bacteroidota bacterium, a genomic segment contains:
- a CDS encoding T9SS type A sorting domain-containing protein: MKKINSGEELSIKSLKPGMYLITINDGTRSMNYKFIKSND, translated from the coding sequence CTGAAAAAAATAAATTCTGGCGAAGAGTTAAGTATCAAGTCATTGAAACCCGGTATGTATTTGATTACAATTAATGATGGAACACGAAGTATGAATTATAAATTCATAAAATCGAATGATTAG